From the Shewanella amazonensis SB2B genome, one window contains:
- a CDS encoding slipin family protein, producing the protein MNEVISSLQVSFSLVVLLLLLLIISMFRILREYERAVVFMLGRFYRVKGPGLIIVIPVIQQMVRVDLRTVVMDVPSQDVISRDNVSVRVNAVLYFRVVDPQKAIINVEDFLSATSQLAQTTLRSVLGQHELDEMLANRDMLNADIQRILDSHTDVWGIKVANVEIKHVDLNETMIRAIARQAEAERERRAKVIHALGELEASEQLVAAAARLSQEPNALLLRYLQTLTEVAGENNSTILFPLPIELLNHLSGLTSSKTQQ; encoded by the coding sequence ATGAATGAGGTTATCTCAAGTCTGCAGGTGTCTTTCAGCCTTGTGGTGTTGCTGTTACTGCTGCTAATTATTTCGATGTTTCGCATCCTGCGTGAATATGAGCGGGCGGTGGTCTTTATGCTGGGGCGTTTTTACCGTGTCAAAGGACCCGGGCTTATCATAGTTATCCCTGTGATCCAGCAAATGGTGCGGGTTGACTTACGCACAGTAGTGATGGATGTGCCATCTCAGGATGTGATCAGCCGCGACAATGTGTCTGTGAGGGTTAATGCGGTGCTCTATTTTCGGGTTGTCGATCCCCAGAAGGCCATTATCAACGTGGAAGACTTCTTGAGCGCGACCAGTCAGCTCGCCCAGACCACGTTGAGATCGGTATTGGGGCAACATGAGTTGGATGAAATGCTGGCCAATCGCGACATGTTGAATGCCGATATCCAGCGGATATTGGACTCACATACGGATGTTTGGGGGATTAAGGTCGCCAATGTGGAAATCAAACATGTCGACCTCAACGAGACCATGATCAGAGCCATTGCCCGCCAGGCCGAAGCTGAGCGGGAACGGCGAGCCAAGGTGATCCATGCCCTGGGTGAGCTTGAAGCATCGGAGCAATTGGTCGCCGCTGCGGCCAGGCTATCACAGGAGCCAAACGCCTTATTGCTGCGTTATCTGCAAACCCTGACCGAAGTGGCCGGTGAAAATAACTCCACCATACTCTTCCCCCTGCCGATTGAACTGCTCAATCATCTCAGTGGTTTAACATCGTCAAAGACACAGCAATAA
- a CDS encoding thiamine pyrophosphate-binding protein: MTSISQNLGQAYSEQLPNLGQSLCDILCFFGLKRVYGVGGDFVANLINALDGPLQVLPSSNEMHAGFSACAQAELTGLGACLTTYTVGSLPCVSAAALARTEGLPVIFMSGAPGENEIQGHALHHMVHPGSGWHTDLNAALNAFKALGIRAERLQGQRHQGQPNVAAARFFELVCEAVQSRQPVYIEVPRDLVMQPTQSLRLPLNIDELNAMTRLNLAGAGLIADDICSRLVKAKHPLVYLGERLRMNSALLERIVHFCQRLGLPYATSWFAKGMVDESHPLCLGAYNGVFSQCRGQAYIEENADYVLEFGTAIYDSDTNNAFASGTHAIDTHPNKTLLKGTARWELDLQAVVDALERANLPVRNLALVNQNKDLHEAITPDTSSSLGYANLAQTINQFQRAAGKDFILVPEVGNALFAAFALDARSSDVGRSFLANPWYAAMGTSLPYARAIADELNAKGSPQPILLITGDGGFNFQCNELINLQKQNANLIILYMRNNLFHLGKCGDAPIYACNDLRFDVSKLIAAYGGKYHLCQSVDRLYEALAMGVQGGLHLIEVPTSTEPEQQSPIAIKLNTYISAKNGNPEALISWNKLCGNLPPTDAQ, from the coding sequence ATGACTTCTATTTCTCAAAATCTGGGCCAGGCATACAGTGAACAACTTCCCAACCTGGGACAAAGCCTTTGCGACATCCTGTGCTTTTTTGGTTTGAAGCGCGTCTATGGAGTCGGCGGCGATTTTGTGGCAAACCTTATCAATGCCCTGGACGGTCCGCTGCAGGTACTTCCCTCCAGTAACGAAATGCACGCCGGATTCAGCGCTTGTGCACAGGCTGAGCTGACCGGTCTGGGGGCCTGTCTGACAACCTACACGGTGGGAAGCCTGCCCTGTGTCAGTGCCGCGGCCCTTGCCCGAACCGAAGGCCTGCCGGTGATTTTCATGTCCGGCGCCCCCGGTGAAAATGAAATACAGGGCCATGCCCTGCACCATATGGTGCACCCGGGTTCAGGCTGGCATACCGACCTCAATGCGGCGCTCAATGCCTTTAAAGCATTGGGAATTCGAGCCGAGCGGCTGCAGGGACAGCGGCATCAGGGACAACCCAACGTTGCTGCCGCGCGCTTTTTTGAACTTGTGTGTGAGGCGGTGCAATCCCGCCAGCCCGTGTATATCGAAGTGCCACGGGATCTGGTCATGCAGCCGACGCAGAGCCTGCGACTTCCCCTGAATATCGATGAGTTAAATGCCATGACCCGGCTGAATCTTGCTGGCGCAGGACTCATCGCCGACGATATCTGCAGCCGTCTGGTGAAAGCCAAACATCCCCTGGTATATCTGGGGGAACGTCTGCGAATGAACAGCGCTTTGCTTGAGCGTATTGTGCATTTTTGCCAGCGCCTGGGACTGCCCTACGCCACCAGTTGGTTTGCCAAGGGCATGGTCGATGAATCTCATCCCTTGTGTCTTGGGGCATATAATGGGGTATTCAGCCAATGCCGTGGTCAGGCGTATATCGAAGAAAACGCGGATTATGTGCTTGAGTTTGGTACTGCCATCTATGACTCAGACACCAACAATGCCTTCGCCAGCGGCACTCACGCCATCGACACACATCCAAATAAGACCCTGCTCAAAGGCACCGCCCGTTGGGAGTTGGATTTACAGGCCGTGGTGGATGCGCTGGAGAGGGCTAACCTGCCGGTACGCAACCTGGCTTTGGTCAATCAGAATAAAGACCTGCACGAGGCAATAACACCGGATACCTCGTCGTCCCTGGGATATGCCAACCTTGCACAGACCATCAACCAATTTCAGCGTGCAGCCGGGAAGGACTTTATTTTGGTACCTGAGGTGGGTAACGCTCTCTTCGCCGCCTTTGCTCTGGACGCCCGAAGCTCAGATGTAGGCCGCAGTTTTCTTGCCAACCCCTGGTATGCGGCCATGGGTACCAGTCTGCCCTATGCCCGGGCCATTGCCGATGAACTCAATGCCAAGGGAAGCCCACAGCCGATACTCTTGATCACCGGCGATGGCGGTTTTAATTTTCAATGTAATGAGTTGATTAATCTGCAAAAGCAGAATGCAAACCTCATCATTTTGTACATGCGCAACAACCTCTTTCACCTCGGGAAATGCGGTGATGCTCCCATATACGCCTGCAACGACTTAAGGTTTGATGTCTCAAAACTGATTGCCGCTTACGGTGGCAAATATCATCTGTGTCAGTCCGTGGACCGCCTCTATGAGGCGCTGGCAATGGGCGTTCAGGGTGGATTACATCTGATAGAAGTACCCACCTCCACTGAACCAGAGCAGCAAAGCCCCATAGCCATCAAATTGAATACCTATATCAGCGCCAAAAACGGCAACCCTGAGGCCCTTATCTCCTGGAATAAACTCTGCGGTAATCTACCACCGACAGACGCTCAGTAG
- the recN gene encoding DNA repair protein RecN, with amino-acid sequence MLCQLSINNFAIVRFLELDFRPGMTSITGETGAGKSIAIDALGLCLGNRADAGAVRPGASKTEVSARFSLDDVPLARRWLEDNDLELDDECILRRTITSDGRSRAYINGNPVPLSQLKSLGQYLVGIHGQHAHHALLKNEHQLTLLDSYANHRMLQESVASAYQRCRQIEAELRQLEQSQQERIARKQLLQYQVEELDEFALMEGEFEQIEAEHKRLANGTALIEDCQHTLSLLSESDEGNIESLLNRALSLAATLESLDPTLAPIGNMLNDALIQVQESSSELGRYLSNLELDPEHFAYLEERLSKAMTLARKHHVAADKLAAHHQELARELAGLDSDEAQLDELKQQVQTSREAYLSHAQKLSQSRLRYAKELDKQVTASIQELNMPKGKFTIEVNFNDKVMSANGSDSVEFLVTTNPGQPLSPLAKVASGGELSRIGLGIQVITAKKVSTPTLIFDEVDVGISGPTAAVVGRMLRALGEATQVFCVTHLPQVAGNGHQHMFVNKSTKGGQTETSMKPLDKDARIQELARLLGGDTITENTLANARELLQGT; translated from the coding sequence ATGCTTTGTCAGCTCAGCATCAATAACTTTGCCATTGTTCGCTTTCTGGAATTGGACTTCCGTCCGGGTATGACCAGTATTACCGGTGAAACCGGTGCCGGTAAGTCTATCGCCATCGATGCCCTGGGGCTGTGCCTGGGTAACCGCGCCGACGCCGGTGCCGTGCGCCCCGGAGCCAGCAAAACCGAGGTCAGCGCCCGTTTCTCTCTGGATGATGTGCCACTGGCCCGGCGCTGGCTGGAGGACAACGATCTCGAGCTGGACGACGAATGTATTCTCAGGCGTACCATCACTTCCGATGGCCGTTCACGGGCCTACATCAATGGCAATCCTGTCCCCCTCTCTCAGCTCAAATCCCTCGGGCAATATCTGGTGGGGATCCACGGCCAGCATGCACACCACGCTCTCTTAAAAAACGAACACCAACTGACGCTGCTGGATAGCTATGCCAATCACCGCATGCTGCAGGAGTCGGTCGCCAGCGCCTATCAGCGCTGTCGTCAGATCGAAGCCGAATTAAGGCAGCTTGAGCAAAGCCAGCAGGAACGCATCGCCCGCAAACAGCTGCTGCAGTATCAGGTTGAAGAATTGGACGAATTCGCCCTGATGGAAGGAGAGTTTGAACAAATCGAGGCCGAACACAAACGCCTCGCCAATGGCACCGCACTGATTGAAGATTGTCAGCACACCTTGTCGCTGCTCAGTGAATCCGACGAAGGCAATATTGAGTCGCTGTTAAACCGAGCCTTATCCCTGGCCGCAACCCTGGAGTCGCTTGACCCTACCCTGGCCCCCATTGGGAATATGCTCAATGACGCCCTTATTCAGGTGCAGGAAAGCAGCAGCGAACTTGGCCGTTACCTGTCCAATCTGGAGCTGGACCCGGAACATTTTGCCTATCTCGAAGAGCGACTCTCCAAAGCCATGACCCTGGCACGAAAACACCATGTTGCCGCCGATAAACTGGCTGCGCATCATCAGGAGCTTGCCAGGGAACTGGCCGGATTGGATTCCGATGAGGCGCAGCTGGATGAACTGAAGCAACAGGTGCAAACCAGCAGGGAGGCTTATCTCAGTCACGCGCAGAAGCTCAGTCAAAGCCGTCTTCGCTATGCCAAAGAACTGGATAAGCAGGTCACCGCCTCCATTCAGGAGCTCAACATGCCAAAAGGTAAGTTCACCATCGAGGTGAACTTCAACGACAAGGTGATGAGTGCAAACGGCAGTGACAGTGTGGAGTTTTTGGTTACCACCAACCCAGGCCAGCCCCTGTCGCCATTGGCCAAGGTTGCCTCGGGCGGTGAACTGAGCCGCATTGGACTGGGTATTCAGGTGATCACCGCGAAAAAGGTCTCGACACCCACACTGATTTTTGACGAAGTGGATGTGGGGATTTCCGGCCCAACTGCGGCCGTGGTTGGCCGTATGCTCCGTGCCCTCGGTGAGGCAACTCAGGTGTTTTGTGTCACCCACTTGCCCCAGGTTGCCGGTAATGGCCATCAACATATGTTTGTGAACAAATCCACTAAGGGTGGACAAACAGAAACCTCGATGAAGCCACTGGACAAAGACGCCCGGATACAGGAACTGGCTCGCTTGCTGGGCGGCGATACCATTACCGAAAATACTCTCGCCAATGCCCGCGAGCTGCTGCAAGGAACGTAA
- a CDS encoding AEC family transporter: MFNLLIPLLAVVAVMIAGAASSRLLPGWLERFLNQYVYYLAFPAILYVSLAKTPIEQILNPGFVLGYLLAMVVTYVLVQLWSLKHEQGQPRPASLRALSATFGNTAFIGIPVLAMLFPDNPQALMAAALASLLSVLMFAVTVVQLRLASQPLTGIARLSLALRVVSRNPVVIGCALGVLASAMQFSLPPILEPLVTWIGKSSSPCALFAIGIALARSMREPEHSRVGVPFWHVNLAKLALQPLLVWLLFSWFGVDTQLTVMGVLLSAMPTAASVYLLAYQDKTLEKQIARGIVAGTLLTLFSLPLLTMGLNLITQ, from the coding sequence ATGTTCAACCTCCTCATTCCGCTGCTCGCTGTTGTTGCCGTGATGATTGCGGGCGCTGCCAGCTCCAGACTCCTTCCGGGCTGGTTAGAACGCTTTCTCAACCAATACGTGTACTACCTTGCATTTCCGGCCATCCTGTATGTGAGCTTGGCCAAAACGCCCATTGAACAAATTCTCAACCCCGGATTTGTGCTGGGTTATCTGCTTGCCATGGTGGTGACCTATGTATTGGTGCAGCTATGGTCACTGAAGCATGAACAGGGACAACCCCGTCCGGCGAGTCTGCGTGCCCTCTCGGCCACCTTCGGCAACACAGCCTTTATCGGTATTCCCGTGCTGGCGATGCTGTTTCCGGATAATCCGCAGGCGCTGATGGCTGCCGCGCTGGCAAGCCTTTTATCCGTCTTGATGTTTGCCGTTACCGTGGTGCAATTAAGACTTGCCAGCCAACCACTGACTGGCATTGCTCGATTAAGCCTGGCGCTGCGGGTTGTGAGCAGGAACCCTGTGGTCATCGGCTGCGCTCTCGGGGTACTGGCGTCGGCGATGCAGTTTTCACTGCCCCCGATACTGGAACCCCTGGTGACATGGATAGGTAAAAGTTCCAGCCCCTGCGCGCTTTTTGCCATCGGCATAGCGCTGGCCCGTTCCATGCGAGAGCCTGAACACAGTCGAGTGGGCGTGCCCTTCTGGCACGTGAATCTGGCGAAACTGGCTTTGCAGCCGCTCCTGGTATGGCTACTCTTCAGTTGGTTTGGGGTGGACACGCAGCTGACCGTGATGGGGGTACTGCTTTCCGCCATGCCCACTGCCGCCAGCGTTTATCTGCTGGCCTATCAGGATAAAACCCTGGAAAAACAAATCGCCCGGGGCATAGTGGCAGGCACGCTGCTGACGCTTTTCAGTCTGCCGCTGCTGACGATGGGGTTAAACCTGATAACCCAGTAA
- a CDS encoding LysR family transcriptional regulator: MREHPGSELELIYLFVQLVDAGSLSAVADRLSMPVATVSRKLSRLEENRGRQLLMRSTRKIRLTEEGMALYERYKSLVSAVDALYGDGEDPLEGTLRIAAPISIISMIFMKTINEFRREYPGIRLHITQKNEVVDLIDKGIDIAIVGGIQPDSSWIAVPLGTLDYRLVASPGYLQRRGMPTHPSSLAAHDIIKVWPLYNWSLRHPQGEAFYYDGPASLTLTDLQGAISACVDDGGILYGPELFFKQELQRGLLLPVLPDWRGETRRISILCHQRQQQPAKVKAFIDFMKSRAPGLFTMDA, from the coding sequence ATGAGAGAGCATCCGGGCAGCGAACTTGAATTGATTTACCTCTTTGTGCAGCTGGTGGACGCCGGTAGCCTGTCTGCCGTGGCCGACCGCCTTTCGATGCCGGTGGCGACTGTCAGTCGTAAATTATCCCGCCTGGAAGAAAACCGAGGCCGTCAGCTGTTGATGCGAAGCACCCGCAAAATTCGCCTCACCGAAGAGGGTATGGCGCTTTACGAGCGTTACAAGTCTCTGGTGAGCGCCGTGGACGCCCTTTATGGTGATGGCGAAGACCCGCTGGAAGGCACGCTGCGTATTGCCGCCCCCATCTCTATCATCTCGATGATTTTTATGAAAACCATTAACGAGTTTCGGCGGGAATATCCGGGGATCAGGCTGCATATCACCCAAAAAAACGAGGTAGTCGACCTTATCGACAAGGGCATAGATATCGCCATCGTGGGCGGTATTCAGCCGGACTCGTCCTGGATAGCGGTACCCCTTGGGACACTGGATTACCGCCTGGTGGCGTCGCCTGGGTATCTGCAGCGCCGGGGCATGCCAACTCATCCCAGCAGCCTTGCTGCCCACGACATCATCAAGGTATGGCCTTTGTATAACTGGTCGCTGAGGCATCCACAGGGGGAGGCCTTCTATTATGACGGACCCGCGAGCCTGACGCTGACCGACCTGCAGGGGGCTATCAGTGCCTGTGTGGATGATGGTGGCATATTGTATGGGCCGGAACTCTTCTTTAAACAGGAGCTGCAACGGGGCCTGCTGTTGCCGGTATTGCCGGATTGGCGGGGAGAAACGCGGCGGATTTCGATTTTGTGTCACCAGCGGCAGCAACAACCTGCCAAGGTAAAAGCCTTTATCGATTTTATGAAGTCGCGGGCGCCGGGGTTATTTACGATGGACGCTTAA
- a CDS encoding DUF3319 domain-containing protein yields MRTLLYQGFILTNLDGKTDSWRLTIADEVRIGSLFELRRQVAFYQELGVLPPVKDYPAPTTSSSKRKPGHPPKGRKKQLG; encoded by the coding sequence GTGAGAACCTTACTTTATCAAGGCTTTATACTCACTAATCTCGACGGAAAAACCGACAGCTGGCGTCTAACCATAGCCGATGAAGTGCGCATCGGCTCTCTGTTTGAACTTCGCCGTCAGGTGGCTTTTTATCAGGAGCTGGGGGTCCTTCCCCCGGTGAAGGACTATCCGGCTCCCACCACATCATCCTCCAAGCGCAAACCCGGTCACCCTCCCAAGGGACGCAAAAAGCAGTTGGGTTAA
- a CDS encoding YjaG family protein — MSSKPGFFKRLKALSLPQKQLFAVALCQRMYPNYQLFAEVCEFGEPKVLDTVLNLLWQSLYDRKLKLNLELHTNKLEEVIPEPENFDVYGVYPAMDAVVALISLLSGIESKIEEDITNISKLSSATVANYIEAISDVELDDEALDDFVFAHEAMVAERELQGTLLELIEDNPDMSADFIKALRKELVSSGVSNIGISLQEA, encoded by the coding sequence ATGAGTTCTAAACCCGGATTTTTCAAGCGTCTCAAAGCGCTGTCTTTGCCCCAAAAGCAATTATTTGCCGTTGCCCTGTGCCAGCGCATGTATCCCAACTATCAGCTGTTTGCCGAAGTGTGTGAATTTGGTGAACCCAAGGTGCTGGACACAGTATTGAACCTGTTGTGGCAGTCGCTGTACGACCGAAAACTCAAACTGAACCTTGAGCTGCACACCAACAAACTCGAAGAAGTGATCCCAGAGCCGGAAAACTTTGATGTTTACGGCGTATACCCGGCAATGGATGCCGTGGTCGCCCTGATAAGCCTGCTGAGCGGTATCGAGAGCAAAATAGAAGAAGACATCACCAATATCAGTAAGTTGTCTTCTGCTACTGTGGCCAACTATATTGAAGCTATCAGCGATGTGGAGTTGGACGACGAGGCGCTGGATGACTTTGTCTTTGCCCACGAAGCCATGGTCGCAGAGCGTGAACTGCAAGGCACCTTATTGGAGCTGATTGAAGACAATCCGGACATGTCGGCGGATTTTATCAAGGCTCTGCGCAAAGAGCTGGTATCCAGCGGCGTGTCCAATATTGGTATCAGCCTGCAGGAAGCCTGA
- the barA gene encoding two-component sensor histidine kinase BarA yields the protein MNTAHNMTKYSLRSWVLVLALAPTILVGILLGSYFTINRFYDLEDTLKDMGSNIIEPLAISAEQSLSTNNREITKILLARAQLNKSTLVKSIAIFDINNQLFVTSHYHKDFEVMRYKEALESLKETQFEHEGDTLIVRTPIFAISSKQPMGDNIDEGSGRFSEAVVMPDNSNAALLGYVSMMLNKEKALLEQHRAAVAAFIIVLIGVQLNLLFTFRLVKNVTQPITDMVKLVGKIREGKLDARLEGNLIGELDLLNRGINAMAASLSEYHDEMQQNIDQATSDLRETLEQIEIQNIALDRAKKDAQEASRIKSEFLANMSHELRTPLNGVIGFARQLLKTPLHSSQMEYIKTIERSATSLLQIINDILDFSKLEANKMVLETMPFGLRASLEDTINLLAGSAHAKGLEFVVDVDANVPENLSGDVMRLGQVMTNLLGNAIKFTEEGSVHLKISLASLEDNNLTLRCEVTDTGIGIDPEQQELLFQAFGQADSSISRRYGGTGLGLVITKRLVVQMMGGRIGFHSEVGKGSSFWFTVPLQLSPFPVHDTLPLEKLIGHSVLLFEPRKLTRESIARKLKDWHMMVTLASNEDELERHLDDRHYDAILLSGQSCESCEDLQRHLSRVKDHTGSLLLLNDCLDPEVYTQEMEPFVDLVLQLPVSELKLAQNLIFPPVKKNAAPKPALATKPSARHPLNVLAVDDNLANLKLIDTLLKELVANVVAVSSGDQAVALAKSRSFDLIFMDIQMPGTDGVTATRLIRQDSLNRNTPIIAVTAHAINEERERIQASGMDGYLPKPIDEAALKGVISRWLTRPKFTHFDSNTLNWELCLSQANQKEDLAIDMLKMMLESLPGTVNDIELAMARSDNESMLYTVHKLHGASCYCGVPTTQKLCQQIESALKGGADVADVEPEILELLDELTKVESAATQVISQMSAEVPNEF from the coding sequence ATGAATACCGCGCACAATATGACAAAATACAGTCTGCGGTCCTGGGTATTGGTGTTGGCGCTAGCGCCCACTATCCTCGTTGGAATCCTTTTGGGCAGTTACTTTACCATAAACCGCTTCTATGATCTTGAAGACACACTCAAGGATATGGGCAGTAACATCATAGAACCCCTGGCCATTTCTGCAGAACAGAGCCTGTCGACCAATAACCGCGAAATCACCAAAATCCTGCTGGCCCGAGCCCAACTCAACAAATCGACACTGGTCAAGTCCATCGCCATTTTTGACATTAACAATCAGTTATTTGTCACTTCGCACTATCACAAAGACTTTGAGGTGATGCGTTATAAGGAAGCGCTGGAGTCTCTGAAAGAAACTCAATTCGAACATGAAGGAGACACCCTGATTGTTCGCACCCCCATCTTTGCCATCAGCAGCAAGCAGCCCATGGGTGACAACATTGACGAAGGCAGTGGCCGCTTCAGTGAAGCCGTCGTGATGCCCGACAACTCCAATGCCGCGCTGCTTGGCTATGTTTCCATGATGCTGAACAAGGAAAAGGCGCTGCTTGAGCAGCACCGGGCTGCTGTGGCCGCCTTTATTATCGTGCTGATTGGCGTGCAGTTAAACCTGCTGTTTACCTTCCGCTTGGTCAAAAACGTGACCCAGCCCATCACCGACATGGTGAAACTGGTAGGCAAAATCCGTGAAGGCAAACTGGATGCGCGGCTTGAAGGCAACCTCATCGGGGAACTGGATCTGCTCAATCGGGGTATCAATGCCATGGCAGCGTCGCTGTCGGAATATCACGATGAAATGCAGCAAAACATCGACCAGGCGACCTCTGATCTTCGCGAAACCCTGGAGCAGATTGAAATACAGAACATAGCGCTCGACAGGGCCAAGAAAGACGCTCAGGAAGCGAGCCGCATCAAATCTGAGTTTTTGGCCAACATGTCCCATGAACTCAGAACACCGCTCAACGGCGTGATTGGTTTTGCCAGACAACTCCTCAAAACCCCGCTGCATTCCAGCCAGATGGAATACATCAAAACCATCGAGCGCAGTGCCACCAGTTTGCTGCAGATAATCAACGACATCCTCGACTTTTCCAAGCTTGAAGCCAACAAGATGGTGCTGGAGACCATGCCCTTTGGCCTGCGCGCGTCACTGGAGGACACCATCAACCTGTTGGCAGGCAGCGCCCATGCCAAAGGGCTTGAGTTCGTGGTGGATGTGGATGCCAACGTACCGGAAAACCTGAGCGGCGATGTGATGCGCCTCGGGCAGGTGATGACCAACCTTTTGGGCAACGCCATCAAATTTACCGAAGAAGGCAGTGTCCATCTCAAAATCAGTCTTGCCAGTCTGGAAGACAACAACCTGACCCTGCGCTGTGAGGTGACTGACACAGGCATAGGCATTGATCCCGAGCAGCAGGAACTCTTGTTCCAGGCCTTTGGTCAGGCCGACTCCTCCATTTCCCGCCGCTACGGCGGCACAGGCCTCGGGCTGGTTATCACCAAGCGTTTGGTAGTGCAGATGATGGGCGGTCGCATAGGCTTTCATTCAGAGGTCGGCAAAGGCTCCAGCTTCTGGTTCACCGTGCCGCTGCAACTCAGTCCCTTCCCGGTGCACGATACCCTGCCGCTGGAAAAACTGATTGGCCACTCGGTGCTCTTGTTTGAGCCCCGCAAACTCACCCGCGAGTCCATCGCCCGTAAGCTCAAGGACTGGCACATGATGGTGACGCTGGCGAGCAACGAAGATGAGCTGGAGCGGCATTTGGATGACAGGCACTACGACGCCATCCTGTTATCCGGCCAAAGCTGCGAATCATGCGAAGATCTACAGCGGCACCTGTCACGGGTAAAAGACCATACAGGCTCGCTGCTGCTGCTCAACGACTGTCTCGACCCAGAGGTGTACACCCAGGAGATGGAGCCCTTTGTGGATCTGGTGCTGCAGCTGCCGGTGAGTGAGCTGAAGCTGGCGCAAAACCTCATATTCCCACCGGTGAAGAAAAATGCCGCGCCCAAACCGGCGCTGGCCACAAAACCCAGCGCCCGCCACCCCCTCAATGTGCTGGCGGTGGACGATAACCTGGCCAACCTCAAGCTTATCGACACCCTGCTCAAAGAGCTTGTTGCCAACGTGGTGGCGGTCAGCAGCGGCGATCAGGCGGTGGCGCTGGCCAAGAGCCGTTCGTTCGACCTCATCTTTATGGATATTCAGATGCCGGGCACCGACGGGGTTACCGCAACCCGCCTGATACGGCAGGACTCACTCAACCGCAATACCCCAATTATTGCCGTTACCGCCCATGCCATTAACGAAGAACGTGAGCGTATACAGGCAAGCGGCATGGACGGTTATCTGCCCAAGCCCATTGATGAAGCCGCCCTTAAAGGGGTGATTTCGCGCTGGCTCACCCGGCCCAAGTTCACCCACTTCGACAGCAACACGCTCAACTGGGAACTGTGCCTGAGCCAGGCTAATCAGAAAGAGGATCTGGCCATCGACATGTTAAAGATGATGCTGGAGTCCTTGCCCGGTACGGTTAACGATATCGAGCTTGCCATGGCCCGCAGCGATAACGAGTCTATGCTGTATACGGTGCACAAACTCCACGGGGCCAGCTGCTATTGCGGCGTGCCCACCACCCAAAAACTCTGCCAGCAAATCGAGTCTGCGCTGAAAGGCGGTGCCGATGTGGCGGATGTTGAACCGGAAATCCTTGAGTTACTTGATGAGCTGACTAAGGTAGAATCGGCGGCAACCCAAGTGATTTCCCAGATGTCAGCGGAAGTACCCAATGAGTTCTAA